From Echeneis naucrates chromosome 7, fEcheNa1.1, whole genome shotgun sequence, one genomic window encodes:
- the tspan31 gene encoding tetraspanin-31 isoform X2: MVCGGFTCSKNALCSLNVVYMEALLNSAWNILLNDTKIDLESQLNCCGLLNVTTKRTEFEQDVQNCPAICKKESVCFSCGDKMLNHATEALKILGGVGLFFSFTEILGVWLAVRYRNQKDPRANPSAFL; this comes from the exons ATGGTCTGCGGCGGGTTCACCTGCTCCAAAAACGCGCTTTGCTCCCTGAATGTGGTTTATATG GAGGCTCTTCTCAACTCTGCTTGGAACATTCTGCTTAACGACACCAAGATAGACCTGGAGAGCCAGCTGAACTGCTGCGGGCTGCTCAATGTGACCACGAAACGGACAGAGTTTGAGCAGGATGTGCAGAACTGTCCAGCT ATATGcaaaaaggaaagtgtgtgtttcagctgtggGGATAAGATGCTGAATCATGCAACAGAGGCTCTGAAGATCCTCGGGGGTGTTGGACTCTTCTTTAGCTTCACAGAG ATCCTCGGAGTCTGGCTCGCCGTGCGCTACAGAAACCAGAAGGATCCTCGAGCAAACCCAAGTGCTTTCCTATAG
- the tspan31 gene encoding tetraspanin-31 isoform X1 encodes MVCGGFTCSKNALCSLNVVYMLVGLLLIGVAAWGKGFGLVSSIHIIGGVIAVGFFLLLIAIVGLIGAIHHHQVMLFFYMVILFVVFLFQFGVSCSCLAMNRGQQEALLNSAWNILLNDTKIDLESQLNCCGLLNVTTKRTEFEQDVQNCPAICKKESVCFSCGDKMLNHATEALKILGGVGLFFSFTEILGVWLAVRYRNQKDPRANPSAFL; translated from the exons ATGGTCTGCGGCGGGTTCACCTGCTCCAAAAACGCGCTTTGCTCCCTGAATGTGGTTTATATG CTGGTCGGCCTGCTGCTGATCGGAGTAGCAGCATGGGGGAAGGGCTTCGGCCTGGTGTCAAGCATCCACATCATCGGAGGCGTCATCGCGGTGGgcttcttcctgctgctcatcGCCATCGTAGGACTCATCGGAGCAATACACCACCACCAAGTGATGCTCTTCTTC TACATGGTGATTCTCTTCGTTGTCTTCCTCTTCCAATTTGGagtttcctgttcctgtttggCAATGAACCGCGGGCAGCAA GAGGCTCTTCTCAACTCTGCTTGGAACATTCTGCTTAACGACACCAAGATAGACCTGGAGAGCCAGCTGAACTGCTGCGGGCTGCTCAATGTGACCACGAAACGGACAGAGTTTGAGCAGGATGTGCAGAACTGTCCAGCT ATATGcaaaaaggaaagtgtgtgtttcagctgtggGGATAAGATGCTGAATCATGCAACAGAGGCTCTGAAGATCCTCGGGGGTGTTGGACTCTTCTTTAGCTTCACAGAG ATCCTCGGAGTCTGGCTCGCCGTGCGCTACAGAAACCAGAAGGATCCTCGAGCAAACCCAAGTGCTTTCCTATAG